The genomic window GTGCCCTGCTGAATATCCCCCCTGCCGAGCGTGCCCGCACCCTGGCTGCCAACCTCGACCGGCTGCAGCAATTACCGCGGGAACTGGGTACACGCTACATCCTGGTCAATATCCCTGACTTCAGTCTGCGCCTGATGGAAAACGGTCGTGAGCAGTACCGAATGCGTGTGGTTGTCGGCAAGCCGAAGCACGCGACACCCCAGCTCTCGACCCGCATGACCCGGGTGGTGTTCAACCCCATCTGGCGAGTACCGCCCAATATCGCACTGCACGAGCTGCTGCCTAAGGGCAGTGCCGCGCTGCGGGCCAAAGGTTTTCGGCTGGTCAGCCACAGCGGCCGCGCAGTGCCTTTCACCGCTGGCAATATCGCCGGCATCCGGCGCGGGAAAATCAGCCTGCACCAGAAAGGTGGACCGGAAAACGCGCTCGGCCGGGTCAAATTCATCATTCCCAACCGGGAGGCCATCTTCCTCCACGACACCAACAGCAAACACCTGTTCAAGCGCCCGCAGCGGGCATTCAGCCACGGCTGCATCCGCCTGGAAAAGCCGCTGGAATTTGCCCGCATGATGCTGCTGGAACAGAACGACTGGGAGCCAGCCCGCGCAGAGCGGTACCTCAACACCGGCCGAACCCGTGCGGTCACACTGAAAAAACCGCTGCCGGTGTACAT from Microbulbifer aggregans includes these protein-coding regions:
- a CDS encoding L,D-transpeptidase family protein; its protein translation is MGVGNSLEHLHAHPQHCSALALALAFCLGAEPVAASAAPDPQTNVVTELSGSDPFIPYGRQHALMREELARYRELAQGDHWQPLAGGQTIAPGARDPRVLQLRSLMMLYGDLVMNDQTSGDGRHADAYDADLQAAVRRFQRRHGLRDDGLVDDRTRALLNIPPAERARTLAANLDRLQQLPRELGTRYILVNIPDFSLRLMENGREQYRMRVVVGKPKHATPQLSTRMTRVVFNPIWRVPPNIALHELLPKGSAALRAKGFRLVSHSGRAVPFTAGNIAGIRRGKISLHQKGGPENALGRVKFIIPNREAIFLHDTNSKHLFKRPQRAFSHGCIRLEKPLEFARMMLLEQNDWEPARAERYLNTGRTRAVTLKKPLPVYIAYWTAWVDEDGLLQFRPDIYEQDGDSSENAARATAVRVQSESG